In Strigops habroptila isolate Jane chromosome 6, bStrHab1.2.pri, whole genome shotgun sequence, a single genomic region encodes these proteins:
- the HTR1B gene encoding 5-hydroxytryptamine receptor 1B: MEPAGPCRAPPLPANDSYRNCSTEEGIYQDSTPLSGKIVLAVVLALVTLATVLSNAFVIATVYQTRKLHTPANYLIASLAVTDLLVSILVMPISTMYTVTGKWTLGQVVCDIWLSSDITCCTASILHLCVIALDRYWAITDAVEYSTKRTPKRAAGMIALVWVFSICISMPPLFWRQAKAEEVSHCVVNTDHVLYTVYSTVGAFYFPTLLLIALYGRIYVEARSRILKQTPKKAGKRLTRAQLITDSPGSSSSVTSINSKAPEGFSETGSPVYMNQVKVKVSDALLEKKKLTAARERKATKTLGIILGAFIVCWLPFFIISLVLPICKDACWFHMAIFDFFTWLGYLNSLINPIIYTMSNEDFKQAFHKLIRFRCTG, encoded by the coding sequence ATGGAGCCGGCAGGACCCTGCCGggcgccgccgctccccgccaACGACTCTTACCGAAACTGCAGCACCGAGGAAGGGATCTACCAAGATTCCACCCCTCTCTCCGGGAAGATCGTGCTCGCCGTCGTCCTGGCGCTCGTCACCCTGGCCACAGTGCTCTCCAACGCCTTTGTCATCGCCACGGTCTACCAGACGAGGAAACTCCACACGCCGGCCAACTATCTCATCGCCTCGCTGGCTGTCACCGACCTTCTCGTCTCCATCCTCGTCATGCCCATCAGCACCATGTACACTGTGACCGGCAAGTGGACGTTGGGCCAGGTCGTCTGCGATATCTGGCTGTCCTCGGACATCACCTGTTGCACAGCGTCCATCCTGCACCTCTGTGTCATCGCGCTGGACCGCTACTGGGCGATCACCGACGCCGTCGAGTACTCTACAAAACGGACTCCCAAGCGGGCAGCGGGCATGATCGCTCTGGTGTGGGTCTTCTCCATCTGCATCTCCATGCCCCCTTTGTTTTGGCGGCAGGCGAAGGCTGAGGAAGTCTCTCACTGTGTGGTGAACACAGACCACGTCCTCTACACCGTGTACTCTACGGTGGGAGCCTTCTACTTCCCCACCCTGCTGCTGATAGCCCTCTACGGGAGGATCTACGTGGAAGCCAGGTCGCGGATTTTGAAGCAGACTCCAAAGAAAGCAGGTAAAAGACTAACGCGGGCTCAGTTAATCACAGACTCCCCGGGGTCGTCCTCCTCCGTCACGTCCATAAACTCCAAGGCCCCCGAGGGATTCAGCGAAACGGGCTCTCCCGTGTACATGAACCAGGTGAAGGTGAAGGTCTCGGATGCCctcctggagaaaaagaagctCACAGCCGCTAGAGAGCGGAAAGCTACAAAGACTTTAGGGATTATTTTAGGAGCCTTCATCGTCTGTTGGCTGCCCTTTTTCATCATCAGCCTGGTGTTGCCTATTTGCAAGGACGCTTGCTGGTTTCACATGGCCATCTTTGACTTTTTCACGTGGCTTGGATATCTCAACTCCCTCATCAACCCCATCATCTATACTATGTCGAACGAAGACTTCAAACAAGCTTTCCACAAACTCATACGTTTCCGATGCACAGGCTGA